Proteins encoded together in one Phalacrocorax aristotelis chromosome 7, bGulAri2.1, whole genome shotgun sequence window:
- the SECISBP2L gene encoding selenocysteine insertion sequence-binding protein 2-like isoform X1 — MIRPSSPPPPPPSPPLPAPGRGAAGLGFRDSCERGQRRAGCVRESGGGSQRHGGGGGLDSPPSLLEPPPSPAGAMDKADKNVKLSAEVEPFIPQKKGPETLMIPMALPNDSGGINGMEPTPIPNYLITCYPFVQENQSNRQFPLYNNDIRWQQPNPNPAGPYLAYPIIPAQPPVSTEYTYYQLMPAPCAQVMGFYHPFPAPYSAPFQTANTVNTVTTECTERPNPSGHVFPLSSQRSRSSNRGPVIQKQQQLQTHIKNKRPPVKNVATQKETSSSGPENRSKIVLLVDASQQTDFPSDIANKSLSESASTMLWKSKGRRRRASHPAAESSSEQGASEADIDSDSGYCSPKHGNNQAAAMTSRSTDSCAINVVEPSINTNDTSLSGGISWTNVNSQATQKKPWIEKTQTFSRGGRQAEQRNSSQSGFRCRDHSTSSERRQNLQKRHEKPLTTSQSSRTEQSPESLYFEVDEDEFPELNSENGSSKSSNIQQKISPKVLDDLPENSPINIVQTPIPITTSVPKRAKSQKKKALAAALATAQEYSEISMEQKKLQEALSKAAGKKSKTPVQLDLGDMLAALEKQQQAMKARQITNTRPLSYTVGSAAPFHAKESANRKSLTKGQPSMGCLNPLDSTAPKIKRGKEREIAKLKRPTALKKIILKEREEKKGRLSVDHSLLGSDEQKEIHINLTADQSQELASQEETGLSMPSDASLSPASQNSPYCMTPVSQGSPASSGIGSPMASSAITKIHSKRFREYCNQVLSKEIDECVTLLLQELVSFQERIYQKDPMRAKARRRLVMGLREVTKHMKLNKIKCVIISPNCEKIQSKGGLDEALYNVIAMARDQEIPFVFALGRKALGRCVNKLVPVSVVGIFNFSGAEDLFNKLVSLTEEARKAYRDMVAAMEQEQAEEALKNVKKAPHHMGHSRNPSAASAISFCSVISEPISEVNEKEYETNWRNMVETSDGLEASENERESSCKTVVPEKAGNGQIEKATLNKQLPLATPGTTSATNHGKSTPGDKDEVKPDDNLEWASQQSTETGSLDGSCRDLLNSSMTSTTSTLVPGMLEEEEEEEDDEEEDYAHEPISVEVQLNSRIESWVSETQRTMETLQLGKTLSGAEEDNAEQSEEEEIETSEQADPVTDGEEWTNDKHASNAQHKPPICGSLNKEHTDSIYIP; from the exons ATGATCCGTCCGTCctccccgccgccaccgcccccgTCGCCGCCTCTCCCCGCCCCCGGCCGTGGCGCAGCCGGGCTCGGTTTCCGTGATAGCTGCGAGCGGGGCCAGCGCCGCGCTGGGTGTGTGCGGGAGTCCGGTGGGGGAAGCCAGCGCCATGGAGGAGGCGGCGGCTTGGACTCTCCGCCGTCCTTATTAGAGCCGCCGCCCAGCCCAGCTGGAGCCATGGACAAAGCCGACAAG aatGTCAAGCTGTCAGCTGAAGTAGAACCATTTATTCCTCAGAAGAAGGGTCCAGAAACACTAATGATCCCAATGGCACTTCCTAATGACAGCGGAGGAATTAATGGCATGGAACCAACACCTATCCCTAACTACCTGATCACTTGCTATCCATTTGTACAGGAAAACCAATCCAATAG ACAGTTTCCATTATACAACAATGACATCAGATGGCAGCAACCCAACCCAAATCCTGCAGGACCATACCTTGCTTATCCTATAATACCCGCGCAACCACCTGTTTCTACAGAATATACATACTATCAGCTGATGCCAGCACCATGCGCTCAGGTCATGGGTTTCTATCATCCTTTCCCTGCCCCCTATTCTGCACCCTTTCAAACAGCAAATACTGTAAATACAGTTACTACAGAATGCACTGAGCGTCCCAACCCGTCGGGCCATGTCTTTCCATTATCCAGTCAGCGGAGCAGAAGCAGTAACAGGGGACCAGTCATACAAAAA caacagcagttACAGACGCACATAAAAAATAAACGTCCTCCAGTGAAAAATGTCGCCACTCAAAAGGAGACTAGTTCATCAGGTCCTGAGAACAGATCAAAGATTGTTTTATTGGTTGATGCATCGCAGCAAACAG ACTTTCCTTCAGATATAGCTAATAAGTCACTTTCTGAGAGCGCCTCTACAATGCTCTGGAAATCAAAAGGCAGACGCAGAAGAGCTTCTCACCCTGCTGCAGAGTCCTCTAGTGAACAGGGTGCAAGTGAAGCAGACATTGACAGTGACAGTGGCTATTGTAGTCCTAAGCATGGCAATAACCAGGCTGCAGCCATGACTTCAAGAAGTACAGATTCTTGTGCAATAAAT gttGTAGAACCATCAATAAATACAA ATGACACTTCTCTTTCAGGTGGTATAAGTTGGACTAATGTAAATTCCCAGGCAACTCAAAAAAAACCTTGGATTGAAAAAACTCAGACATTTTCTAGAGGTGGAAGACAAGCTGAACAAAGAAACAGTTCACAG tcTGGTTTCAGATGCAGAGACCATAGCACATCTTCAGAAAGAAGGCAGAATTTGCAGAAACGACATGAAAAACCTCTAACTACAAGCCAGTCAAGTAGAACGGAGCAGAGTCCTGAATCTCTGTATTTTGAGGTA GATGAAGATGAATTCCCAGAGCTAAATAGTGAGAATGGCAGCAGCAAAAGTAGTAACATCCAACAAAAGATTTCACCCAAAGTA TTGGATGACTTACCAGAGAATTCTCCAATCAATATTGTCCAAACTCCAATTCCCATTACAACCTCTGTACCAAAGCGTGCAAAAAGTCAGAAGAAGAAGGCCTTGGCAGCAGCACTTGCAACAGCTCAAGAGTATTCGGAGATAAGCATGGAACAGAAAAAACTTCAA GAGGCTTTATCAAAAGCTGCTGGAAAGAAGAGCAAGACCCCTGTTCAGTTAGATTTGGGTGACATGTTAGCAGCtcttgaaaagcagcagcaagcaatGAAAGCTCGTCAGATCACCAACACCAGGCCCCTCTCATACACAG TTGGCAGTGCTGCTCCTTTTCATGCCAAAGAATCTGCCAACAGAAAGTCCTTAACAAAGGGACAGCCATCTATGGGTTGCCTTAATCCGTTGGATTCAACTGCCCCAaaaattaaaagaggaaaagagagagagattgcAAAACTGAAACGCCCTACAGCGCTTAAAAAG attattttgaaagagagagaagagaagaaaggccGTTTGTCAGTTGACCATAGCCTTTTGGGATCTGATGAACAGAAAGAGATTCATATAAACTTGACTGCTGATCAGTCTCAGGAGCTGGCCTCTCAAGAAG AAACTGGATTAAGCATGCCTAGTGATGCTTCGCTTTCGCCAGCAAGTCAGAATTCTCCATACTGCATGACCCCAGTGTCACAAGGTTCACCTGCTAGTTCTGGAATAGGCAGTCCAATGGCTTCCTCTGCAATAACCAAAATTCACAGCAAGAGATTCAGAGA ATACTGTAATCAAGTTCTAAGTAAAGAAATAGATGAGTGTGTGACTCTTTTATTGCAAGAGCTTGTCAGCTTCCAGGAACGGATTTATCAAAAGGATCCCATGAGAGCTAAAGCAAGAAGACGACTTGTTATGGGGTTGCGTGAGGTTACTAAGCATATGAAACTAAACAAGATTAAGTGTGTAATCATATCTCCCAACTGTGAAAAAATCCAGTCAAAAG GTGGACTAGATGAGGCTTTATATAACGTAATAGCCATGGCACGGGACCAAGAAATTCCTTTTGTCTTTGCTCTTGGCCGTAAAGCTCTTGGCCGTTGTGTGAACAAGCTGGTTCCTGTTAGTGTAGTGGGTATCTTCAACTTCTCCGGTGCTGAG GACCTGTTTAATAAGCTGGTATCACTGACTGAAGAGGCCAGAAAAGCATACAGAGATATGGTTGCTGCAATGGAACAGGAACAGGCAGAAGAAGCCTTGAAGAATGTCAAGAAGGCACCCCATCACATGGGTCATTCTCGTAACCCCTCTGCAGCAAGTGCTATCTCATTCTGTAGTGTTATTTCTGAACCCATATCTGAAGTGAATGAGAAAGAATATG AAACAAACTGGAGAAATATGGTGGAAACCTCTGATGGGTTAGAAGCATCTGAAAATGAGAGGGAATCCTCATGTAAGACTGTGGTACCAGAAAAAGCTGGTAATGGTCAAATTGAAAAAGCCACTCTTAATAAACAACTGCCTCTGGCTACACCTGGCACTACCTCAGCAACAAATCACGGCAAATCCACACCAGGCGACAAAGACGAGGTGAAACCAGATGACAATCTGGAATGGGCCTCACAGCAGAGTACAGAAACAGGATCACTGGATGGCAGCTGCCGAGATCTTTTGAATTCCTCCATGACCAGTACCACCAGTACTCTTGTACCAGGaatgctggaggaggaggaggaggaggaagatgatgagGAGGAGGATTATGCCCATGAACCAATTTCTGTAGAGGTTCAGCTTAATAGCAGAATTGAATCTTGGGTTTCAGAGACCCAGAGAACTATGGAGACTCTTCAGCTTGGGAAGACCCTTAGTGGTGCTGAAGAAGACAATGCAGAGCAAagtgaagaagaagaaatagagACTTCTGAGCAGGCTGATCCAGTCACTGATGGTGAGGAATGGACAAATGATAAGCACGCAAGTAACGCTCAGCATAAACCTCCCATCTGCGGTTCTCTGAATAAAGAACACACAGATTCCATTTATATACcataa